Proteins from a single region of Desulfobulbaceae bacterium:
- the lhgO gene encoding L-2-hydroxyglutarate oxidase has product MQTVTTSTHTLICGCGILGLTVARELVSRGYEDIVILEKESSVGKHASGRNSGILHAGIYYTPETAKAKHCLDGNFRMRKYCEEHDLPLFKSGKVVVTTSVDQHEALHELHKRAQQNGAKVELIDKKQLAEIEPNAKTTDQALFSHYTATVDPKKILACLENELISSGKIKILFNTAYQNTNTRNEAITSQGTISYKQLINVAGSYSDKVAHTFGIGLNYKLIPFKGVYRQLKPHKRSMVNGNIYPVPNIKNPFLGVHFSKSVTGDVYLGPTAIPAFGRENYGILKGLDSESFEIMLRDLALFFQNKKFRAIALEEPKKYIFKYFFNDAKKLVKELSPEDIMQCPKVGIRPQLINLDTKELVMDFLIEKGENSLHVLNSISPAFTSSMSFAKLIADRLED; this is encoded by the coding sequence ATGCAAACAGTTACCACATCAACACACACGCTAATCTGCGGCTGTGGAATCCTTGGTCTGACAGTCGCCAGAGAACTGGTTTCTCGCGGCTATGAAGATATTGTTATTCTTGAAAAAGAATCTTCTGTCGGCAAACACGCCTCAGGCAGGAACAGCGGCATACTTCATGCCGGCATCTATTACACTCCGGAAACAGCCAAAGCCAAACACTGTCTTGATGGTAATTTCCGTATGCGCAAATACTGCGAAGAACACGACCTGCCACTTTTCAAATCAGGGAAAGTTGTAGTCACAACCTCAGTCGACCAGCATGAGGCTTTGCATGAACTCCACAAACGGGCCCAACAAAATGGCGCCAAGGTTGAACTAATCGATAAAAAGCAACTCGCAGAGATAGAGCCAAATGCCAAGACCACAGACCAAGCCCTCTTCTCCCACTACACCGCAACAGTGGACCCGAAGAAAATATTGGCTTGTTTAGAGAATGAACTGATCAGTTCAGGTAAGATAAAGATACTTTTCAACACTGCCTACCAAAATACAAATACAAGAAACGAAGCTATTACCAGCCAAGGTACCATTTCTTATAAACAGTTGATCAATGTTGCCGGATCATACAGCGACAAGGTCGCCCATACCTTCGGAATCGGCTTAAACTATAAACTGATCCCATTTAAAGGTGTTTACCGCCAGCTAAAACCACACAAACGATCAATGGTGAATGGCAACATATACCCCGTACCCAATATAAAAAATCCATTTCTCGGCGTTCATTTCAGTAAAAGTGTCACCGGAGACGTTTATCTGGGGCCTACAGCCATTCCAGCTTTTGGAAGGGAAAACTATGGGATACTCAAGGGTCTCGACAGTGAAAGCTTTGAAATTATGCTGCGGGACCTGGCTCTTTTCTTCCAAAACAAAAAATTCAGGGCCATCGCTCTGGAAGAACCAAAGAAATATATTTTCAAATATTTCTTTAACGACGCTAAAAAGTTAGTCAAAGAGCTCTCTCCTGAGGACATCATGCAATGCCCAAAAGTCGGCATACGCCCTCAACTGATAAACCTTGACACTAAAGAACTGGTCATGGATTTTCTCATTGAAAAAGGCGAAAACAGCCTTCACGTTCTCAACTCTATCTCGCCAGCCTTTACCAGTTCCATGTCATTTGCAAAA